The Pandoraea apista genomic interval CCAGCGTCTGCCCGTCGAACACGTTCCACGCAATACCATCCGGTTGCGCCAGCACATGCACGGCCGCCTCGGAGTAGCCATGTGTCTCGTCGTGGAAGCGCCGCCCCTCCCGATTGATCTGGATGCCGCCGTCCATGATGACGGCCCACGAAATCAGCACACCGTGCGGACTCGCCCACGAGCCATGTCCCTGATAGCCGCCGAGATCGGCCTGAGCCGCGCCCAGTTCGCGTCCCCAGAGCAGCGCACTCCCGTCGTTGCCCTCATGTCCGCCATACACCGCGTTCGCCATCTCAGGCAGCAGTTCGGCACGAAGCGCGGCATTGCCGCCGAACCCGTTACACGCCAGCAGCAGCATGTCGCAGCCGAGATACTCCATCGAACCATCCGGACGTAGGCCACCGACGGCGCACACACGCCCCGCCTCGTCCACCCACAGCTCGCGAACCAGCGTACGCGTGAGAATGGCGGCGTCGGTTGCCTGCACTGCGCGCTCCAGCGCTGCCATAAGCGCGGCGCCGGTGCGCTCCGGCAAGCTGTGCATGCGTCGCACGGTGTGCCCCGGATAAAGAAAGCCGTCGAGAATCTCGAAGCGCAGACCGTGGCGTGCCAACAAGTCCATCGCCGGGCCCGAGGCCTCCGTATAGGCGCGCACGAGATGCGCGGCGGCCGTTCCCTGGGTCTTGCCCGTAATGTCGCCGGCGAACCGGTGCGGGCTGTCGTCGATACCTGCCGCGCGTTGCACTTCGCTCCCCGCAGCCGGAATGAATCCCGACGAGAGCGCCGTGGAACCACTGGGCAACGCGTCGCGCTCCAACAGCACGCAGTCGATGCCGGCGTCTTGCAGGACCAGTGCCGCCGTCAGTCCGCAGGCGCCCGCGCCCACGATCACGACACTGACATGGGGCAGATCGTCCATCGGCGGCAAGCCGTGGCGAATCACCGGCGCGCTCATGATGAAATACGGCCCATGAAGGCCTCGCAAGTCACGATTTCGCCAACCGTGCACAGATCGGCGAGCGCGGCGTCGTGCGCAGCAGGTGTGGGGGCAGCGCACCCGTCCGAGAGCACCAGCACACGGTAGTCGCGCATGTGGGCGTCGCGCGCGGTACTCGCCACGCCGCCGTTCGTCACAATGCCGCACACCGCCACCGTCTCGATGCCCGCGCGCCGCAGCACCCAGTCGAGCTGCGTGTTGAAGAACGCCGAGTAGGCCACCTTCCACACCGACATATCGACATGGCGTGCGAGCGCGTCCACCGTCGCATGCCCCGGTGTGCCGGCCACGAAGTCGCCGCGCCGCAGGAAGGGCCGCAACTGCTTCAGATGCGGTGAAATCATGGGCTCGCCGTTCGCATCGGGCCAGAGCGTGAACTGGCTCGCCGCCACGTAACCGCCCGCCGCCTTGAGCGCCGCGGCGACCGGTGCCACCCGCGCAGGCAACGCTTGCGCCTGCGGCGTGGCCGCCGCACCCCGGTCGTACGCGCCGCCCGGGGTGATGAAGTCGTTCTGCAAATCCACGATAACCAGCGCCGTGCGGGCGCTGTCGAGATTGAGGGGTTGACTC includes:
- a CDS encoding FAD-dependent oxidoreductase, which translates into the protein MSAPVIRHGLPPMDDLPHVSVVIVGAGACGLTAALVLQDAGIDCVLLERDALPSGSTALSSGFIPAAGSEVQRAAGIDDSPHRFAGDITGKTQGTAAAHLVRAYTEASGPAMDLLARHGLRFEILDGFLYPGHTVRRMHSLPERTGAALMAALERAVQATDAAILTRTLVRELWVDEAGRVCAVGGLRPDGSMEYLGCDMLLLACNGFGGNAALRAELLPEMANAVYGGHEGNDGSALLWGRELGAAQADLGGYQGHGSWASPHGVLISWAVIMDGGIQINREGRRFHDETHGYSEAAVHVLAQPDGIAWNVFDGQTLALARTFPDFQDAEAAGALKTCADIDALARVVGCDVTILRETLDTVSPAKTAGDGRTFARGIAAPYYAVKVTGALFHTQGGLDIDAHCRVLTPDGEPFPNLLAAGGAARGVSGNAVWGYLSGNGLLSAVAGGFLAAHTAVDALAAQSSSQETSA
- a CDS encoding cysteine hydrolase family protein — protein: MSQPLNLDSARTALVIVDLQNDFITPGGAYDRGAAATPQAQALPARVAPVAAALKAAGGYVAASQFTLWPDANGEPMISPHLKQLRPFLRRGDFVAGTPGHATVDALARHVDMSVWKVAYSAFFNTQLDWVLRRAGIETVAVCGIVTNGGVASTARDAHMRDYRVLVLSDGCAAPTPAAHDAALADLCTVGEIVTCEAFMGRISS